cagacacacacatgcacacacagacacagacgcagacacacacactcacacacacacacacacacacacacacacacacacacacacacacacaatgcaaactcAGAACTAAGACACTTTTCCACACGACGTTTGTAACTCTAAATAACTTAAAACCCAAGCAACTGGCCACACACAGAGCATGTATTAGAAGgcagttggtgtgtgtgtggccagTTGCTTGGGTTTTAAGTTTTGTGTTTGGCCTTGCACGCCTGTCTAGTTGTAACCAAATCACTTGAACACTACAAGACACATCGAGTTGCCAACGACGACTCATCACACTAACCTAAATTATATCCAATATTTATACTTGATATCAACTACAGATGACATGCACATTCAGTAGAGACAGCATGCTGTCAGAGAGCGAAGTCAGCTGACTGTACTATCCAATAGTGTGCTGACTGAAGGTATGGAGAGAATCGTATATGAGCTAGTGTTGTCATTACTTGCTGTTATGATAGTTCTCGTGATGGAATGAATGGATCTATAGTGTGTTCCACGGGACCGAAGTGGGCACACATGACGTCTTCAATCCATGACTAGAAATAGAGAAACGAGAGTGGGACTATTTAGTAGACAAGTGGCACGTGGCTTCTGTGTTGCTTGTAtatttgtctctgtgtgtctgtctgtctgtctgtctgtccatttgtctgtatgtctatttgtctgtctgtctgtctgtccatttgtctgtacgtctattagtctgtctgtctgtccatctgtctgtatgtctatttgtctgtctgtctgtccatctgtctgtatgtctatttgtctgtctgtctgtccatttgtctgtatgtctatctgtctgtctgtatgtctgtccatctgtctgtctgtatgtccgtccatctgtctgtccatttgttttgtttgtctgtcgtctatatgtctgtctgtctgtctgtccatttgtctgtctgcctgtctgtctgtccatccatctgtccatctgtctgtatgtctatttgtctgtctgcctgtctgtctgtccatccgtctgtccatgtctgtccatttgtctgtacgtctatttgtctgtctgtctgtctgtctgtctgtccatttgttttgtttgtctgtcgtctatatgtctgtctgtctgtctgtctgtctgtcttcttttaGTAttgaactgtctgtctgtatgtgtgtctgtccatctgtctgtccatttgtctgtatgtctatttgtctgtctgtctgtctttctgtctgtccatttgtctgtatgtctatctgtctatttgtctgtctgtatgtctgtccatctgtctgtctgtctgtccatttgttttgtttgtctgtcgtctatatgtctgtctgtctatctgtctgtccatttgtctgtatgtctatttgtctgtctgtctgtctgtctgtcaatctgtctgtccatttgtctgtatgtctatttgtctgtctgcccatctgtctgtccatttgttttgtttgtctgtcgtctatatgtttgtctgtctgtctgtctgtctgtctgtctgtatgcttcACAATCTTGACTTACAGCATATGCAGCTATCGTGTCTTTGTTCATGGCTTCTACATCAACAGGAGCACATGGATCTGAAAACAGAGTTAATTAAActcatgacaaacagacaaaaagtacagacagacaaacaaatggacagacagacagacagacagatacacagacagacagacagacagacagacagacagacaagaggagagacagactaacagacagacagacagacagacaaacagacagacagacagacagacagacagacatatagacgacagacaaatagacacacaaacagacagacacacacagatagagaaacaaacagacagacagatagacagacagacagacagacagacagacagacagacagacacacacacacacacacacacacacagatagagaaacaaacagacagacagacagacaaacagacagacgacagacagacagacagacaaaaaccaaCCAAACGTCCGCCATAACTCACTGCCATGTCTTACTCACACTGACCTATCATCGCATGAGGGTCACTTCCCACATCCTCCACATCAATCCCTTGCTTCTTCGTACTCTCACTTTCCAGCAGCTTGTGCTGCTCCTGCTGATACGTCTGCCACGACGCCATAATCAACGACTGCTGGTAATGCTGATACTGCTGCATACATTCCACCATCTGCTTGTGCTGTTCCAATGCCTGTTGATACTTTTCAATGGGATTGACTGGTTGTGCAGTAACCGGCCTGCCTCCTGGCCCTGTTGTTGATCTATTGGAGGGACTGAGACGGAGGGCTTTGCTTCCGCATCCTGTTACTCCCTGCATTTCTACTAGTGCACGCTTCATCTCGTCTTCACTCGAGAAACGGACGAATCCATAGCCTTTGGAGTGACCTGACGTGTCGATGATGACTGAAGAGAGACGACGAGGTTAGATGTATGTGTGATGGACAATCTGTATGTAGATTTGTCTGACGTTTGTTCTTCAGTCAAACTTACTGttcgtctgtatgtctatctgcctgtctatctgtctgtctatctgcctgtccatctgcctgtctacctgtctgtctctctatctgtctgtccagctgtctgtccacttgccTGTCTACATGCtgtttagctgtctgtctatctgtctgtccatctgcctgtctatatgtctctctatctgtctgtctatctgcctgtctatatgCTGTTTagctgtctctctatctgtctgtccatctgcctgtctatatgctgtttagctgtctgtctatctgtctgtccatctgcctgtctatatgCTGttagctgtctgtccatctgcctgtctatatgctgtttagctgtctgtctatctgtctgtctatctgcctgtctatctgtctgtccctctgcctgtctatatgctgtttagctgtctgtctatctgcctgtctatctgtctgtctatctgcctgtctatctgtctgtccatctgcctgtctatatgctgtttagctgtctgtctatctgcctgtctatctgtctgtctatctgcctgtctatctgtctctctatatgtctgtccatctgcctgtctatatgctgtttagctgtctgtctatctgtctgtccatctgcctgtctatatgctgtttagctgtctgtctatctgtctgtctatctgcctgtctatatgtctctctatctgtctgtctatctgtctgtccatctgcttgtctatATGTTCATacgcctgtctgtccatccgtctgacTGTCTCTCCATCCGTCTGACTGTCtctccatccatctgtctgtctcttgtctgtctgtccatctgtctgtctagtcttatctatctgtatgtccatctgtctggctGCACATCCATCCAACTGTTATCtatcattctgtctgtctgtctaccactctgtccatccatccatccgttcgtctgtctgtctcttctctgtgtgtctatccgtctgtctgtctcttgtctgtctgtccatccatctgtctgtctgttgtctgtctgtctgtctgttgtctgtcctttACTGTCTATAAACACTATTGTTCATTCTCTGTTCAGTCCATCAGCAATCTCATCAAACCTTTTCCTCCACGAACAGACGTGTATCTCCGTGCAAAGAAGTCctacatacacgtacaacaGCAATTACACAGACACCAACCAACCACCTGACATAGCAACACACTCACATGTAACTGATAATCTGTCACATCGGGTGTGAGGTCaccaacaaaaattgaaaactCGGGTGCCCTAACCAAACAagtaatttaaaaaaaatatatatatatatatatatatatatattagactaAACTAAATTACCTATTTttgctaataaattaattatgacTGTCAATTAAATT
The sequence above is drawn from the Corticium candelabrum chromosome 8, ooCorCand1.1, whole genome shotgun sequence genome and encodes:
- the LOC134183375 gene encoding tRNA selenocysteine 1-associated protein 1-like, whose protein sequence is MPPISLWMGDLEPYMDEPFIQQSLAAVGETVVSVRLIRQKGTNVPAGYCFIEFSSEQQATTALSRLSGIPIPGTQPMKRFRLNWANSGAVGGVAPPPGAPEFSIFVGDLTPDVTDYQLHDFFARRYTSVRGGKVIIDTSGHSKGYGFVRFSSEDEMKRALVEMQGVTGCGSKALRLSPSNRSTTGPGGRPVTAQPVNPIEKYQQALEQHKQMVECMQQYQHYQQSLIMASWQTYQQEQHKLLESESTKKQGIDVEDVGSDPHAMIDPCAPVDVEAMNKDTIAAYASWIEDVMCAHFGPVEHTIDPFIPSRELS